AGACCATGCGGTACACGGACGTCAGGCGGCTCTGATTGTCAGTCTTCGATACCACATGACCGCCCACGGACATCGCGCGACGTTATCCCACAAGGAACTCTTGAAGCTGGTAGAACAGCACGACTTTGTGAATACGGTTGAGCACACCGTCAAGCACCTGCAGACCATTGATCGGCAGCTCTTCCTTCCCACCGATCCAGAACTGGCGACCTTCCACCAGGGGCGATTGAACGACTGCTATCTGCTTTCGGCGATCGCCGCACAGGTGCATCGAAGCCCTCAGGCGATTCGCGAGATGATCCATCCCGAAGTCACGGGAGGATTCCAGGTTGTCTTCGGCGATGGCCAGAAGATCCACGTCCCTTCACTCACAGATAGCGAGTTGCTTCTGGGGGCCAAGCTGGACAACCGACATGGCAGTTGGCTGGCGGTCTTGGAAAAAGCATACGGAATCATTCGCAAACGCGATCACGCCAAAAAGGGCGATCATGCGGCCGTCGCGGCCGGAACGATCCCCACCGAAACCCTGAATTTCGGCAATTCTCGCGTCATCATTTCTTTACTGACGGGCCATCAGGCTGAGTCATTGCATCTCGATGGGAAGACGCATGCCGAACAAGTTCACAATCTGCTACTCGAAATGACGAAGAAAAAACGCCTACTTTGCGCGGGCAAGAATAAAGAACCCGGGCCACCTGCGATCGTCAACAATCACGCCTACGCGATCCTCGGCTACGACGCGCATGAACGACACGTCCACGTGTTTAATCCCTGGGGAAACAATTTCACCCCCATGGGCCAGCCCGGAAAATCCCAAGGTTACGCCACAAAGAACGGCGTCTTTACCATACCACTCAACGAATTCACCTCGCTCTTTTCGAGCGTGGTATACGAAACCCATCAGCCTCTGAAAAAATGAGTGACAGAGCCGGTGACAGATCTGGGGGCTTCTCGCGACTCCAAAACCGATCTTGATACCGAAGAATCGATTGCATTCGTTCGGTCAGTCGACTTTTGGAATCGTACGTGAACTCTGGCCGATGGAAACATGCGCGTCCACATGACAGAATCGAGAGGGCGCGATCACATCGCATGATGTCTGCAAAGGGACGAAAAAGGAACCGCTGTGGACTTGTCGGTCGCCGAATCGCACAACAGATCGAACGGCTCGCGTCGGAAGGCGACGGTGATTTCGGTCGTGATCCTCACGGTGTCGGGCATGATTGCCTACGCAAATAGTTACTCCGGCCCACTCGTCTTTGACGATATCCCGACCATTGCCGAGAGCCCTTCCATCAAAAGTCTTTGGCCGATCGAGGCCGTGCTATTTAATGGAACCGTATCAGCTGTCGGACGCCCGCTCGTGAATCTCTCATTTGCCTTGAACTACGCATGGGGAGGTTTGGATGTTACCTCATTTCACGTCACCAACGTGATCTTGCACCTGCTAGCCGCACTGACCTTGTTCGGGGTGATCCGACGAACATTGGAACGACCTGCCACTGCAGCTTCCTTAAGAGAAAACGCAACTCGGATTGCACTGTTTTGCTCATTGATTTGGATGCTGCATCCTTTGCAGACGGAGTCGGTGACCTACGTTGTCCAGCGTTCTGAATCGCTCGTCGGTCTCTTTTACTTCCTGACACTTTACTGCGCGATTCGAGCGAACTCGTCACCGAGCCCCACATTTTGGACTGTGGCGGCGTTTGCCTCGTGTCTGGGTGGTGTCGCGAGCAAAGAGGTGATGGTGTCGGCACCTCTCACCGTCGTGATCTATGACAGGGCCTTTTCGGGATCGACATTTCGGTCGCTTCTCGATCGACGCCGCTGGCTGTACTTCTCACTGTTCAGCACCTGGATTCCGTTGATTGCGTTCGTTGCTCAAGGTCGCCATGACAGTGCGGGGTTTGGATACGGGTTAAGTTCTTGGGAGTACGCCCTGACTCAGTTTGAGTCGATCACGCGGTACCTGCGTTTGGCGTTCTGGCCAGATTCCCTTGTCCTCGACTACGGCGTCGGCGTCACGAGGAATCTGAACGTCATTATTCCCGCTGCAATTGTTGTTGCACTGTTTGCTTGTGGTTCCCTTGTCGCCATCCGCTACCAATCCTGGATTGCATTCCTGGGGTTCGTCTTCTTTGCTTCGCTAAGCCCCAGCTCCAGCATCATCCCAATCGTCACACAAACGACCGCCGAACATCGAATGTATATACCACTCGTATCGGTCACGATCATTGCTGTCATCACCATCTGGCAAACTTGCGTCCTGATCGTCGGGCGATTTTTTCAAGGAACACCACAATCCAGACTCGAATGGATCGCCCCCAGTGTGTGCTTGTCACTGGTCGCGATTTCCTTTGCCCTTTTGACGCGCGCCCGCAACTTTGAATACGCCGATCCCGTACGCCTCTGGACGAGCAACATCCTGCGATGTCCCGACAGTCCACGTCCCTATCTGCAGATTGCGAAGGAATATCTCGACAGGGAACCTCGAACGGCGATCAATTGGTACGAGCGAGCGTCACGCAGCTATGAACTTGCCCGAGAACGCAATCGCTTAACGCGTCTCATGGACATTCAATTGGCCTCGTCCCACTTCGGTCGAGGGACGGCGTACTCGCGGCTCAGAGAGTTCGAGAATGCACTGGCCGAATTTGATCTGTCGCTGAAACTCGATCCGTCGTTGGTGAATGGCTATTTTTATCGAGGAATGGTGCTGGCCCAGCTGGGACGAGACGATGACGCGTTGATGAGCATTGCAAAAGCGATCGATCTCGAACCAGCCCCGGAACACCTCTTCATATGCGGCGAGATTCTTAGCAAACGCAAGCAGTACACAGCAGCGGTCGCGGACTTGAGCAAAGCGATCCAGATTGACGCGTCCAATCCCTATTTCTATCAATCACGCGGTCATTGCCTGAGAGAACTCGGCCACTACCAACACGCATTGTCTGATCTGAGCAAAGCAATCCAGCTTCAGCCGAATTTCGCAAAAGCCCTCTACGAGCGGGGGCTCACCTTCGCCGCAATCGATCGTCATGCGAATGCCATTGAAGACTTTTCAAAAGCCATTTCACTCTCACAGGAGTTCGCGGAGGTTTATCTGCATCGTGCCAAATCCTTCATCCGTGTCGGCAAGGTCGCTCAAGCACGCGGCGACCTCAACATCTTTGAGACGCGATTTGGAAAGTCGGCACCAGAACTTCGCGAACAGCTTGATGACGTACCCGCGGATTCGGCCACACAGCCCCCTGCCGCAACGCCGCCACAATAGTGGCCCGTTGACACACGGGCCACTGGGCCGTTAGGAGATTGTTGAAGTAACGGGGACTGACTCCGGCCAGATGAACAAAATACCTTCACATCGTAAAGGCCATGGTGCCTGCTCCCCCGTACTTCAACAGGTGGTCAGAAGTTCTGGCGTGCTTGAACTGCAAGCGTCAGCTCACGATTGAAGTTCGACTAAAACACTTCCGTGTGTTCGGGCCGTGGTTTGGGAGCCTGCAAGTCCAGCGAGATCAAGCGACCGCCGCGTTGCCAGTTCGGTGGCCCGTACGCGCCCCAACCACTGACGCGACCATAGGCAAGGTCGATTCCCTGCCAGTCACCATGGTAGTTGTTGACGTGATCGTGTCCGCAGAACACACCCACAACTCGGTGTGACGCCGAAAAGGCTTTAAAGGATTCACCGGTGTCGCTGTCAAAGCAGACACCCTCGGCCTTTTCACCCGTGGCGCGACCTGACTCGAACAGCTCGTGATACTCTTTGAGTGGAATGTGAACAAAGACCGTGATCGGCGATTCCACGTGACGCTCGGCGTCTCGCTCGATTTGACTTCGGAACCAGGCCAGTTGCGGATCGGAAATTCGTCGGTCTCCCGTGGCATGACCCACCTGAAAGAAGAAGAGCGAGGCCTTGGGTGTGGGATTGTCCTTATCCAAAATGTCGTAGCGGTAGCAGTAGTGCCGTCCCGTGGGCGCGTCGATGTATCCCTGAAAACCCCGTTCCATCTTCTGTCGGATGGAATCGAGCGGCAGCGAACCTTCAGCATTCTTGACCGGGTAATCGTGGTTTCCGAAACAGAGAGCCCAGGGAGTTTTCAATCCATTCAGCACATCCATCCCCGTCCAATCGACTCGCTTGCCCGAATCATTGTTGACGAAGTCACCCGTGTGAATGATGAAATCCGGTCGCTCACGTTCCACCAGGCCTTGAAGCATCTTTTCGGTGGCACGATTCGACTCGTCGCCCGGATGAAAATGCGTATCGGCGAGTTGCAGCAAACGGATCGGTCGCGGTCTCGACGGAGTAAACACCAATTCAAAATGATCGGTCGCCCGGGGCCGGATCAGCAAATCACCAAATCGTTGCTCGTTCTCGTCCGCTCGCGCGAACCCGGAAATCGATGGTGCCAAAACCGGCAGACTCGATAGGGCGATCGTTTGCAGAAAGGTACGTCGTTGCATCGGTGCGAGTCTCGACAGGGGGTCAACGAAGGTTGAGCGACACGAACAACAGGTCGATCATTTCATGAGCATATCGCAACGTCGCCGCAGTTTGAAGTTGCGCAAAACCGCTGCAAATTGTTCGGGAATTTATTGAGAACATCGAGTTTCGATGAAGAGCGAGCCCCG
This genomic interval from Schlesneria paludicola DSM 18645 contains the following:
- a CDS encoding tetratricopeptide repeat protein; the protein is MDLSVAESHNRSNGSRRKATVISVVILTVSGMIAYANSYSGPLVFDDIPTIAESPSIKSLWPIEAVLFNGTVSAVGRPLVNLSFALNYAWGGLDVTSFHVTNVILHLLAALTLFGVIRRTLERPATAASLRENATRIALFCSLIWMLHPLQTESVTYVVQRSESLVGLFYFLTLYCAIRANSSPSPTFWTVAAFASCLGGVASKEVMVSAPLTVVIYDRAFSGSTFRSLLDRRRWLYFSLFSTWIPLIAFVAQGRHDSAGFGYGLSSWEYALTQFESITRYLRLAFWPDSLVLDYGVGVTRNLNVIIPAAIVVALFACGSLVAIRYQSWIAFLGFVFFASLSPSSSIIPIVTQTTAEHRMYIPLVSVTIIAVITIWQTCVLIVGRFFQGTPQSRLEWIAPSVCLSLVAISFALLTRARNFEYADPVRLWTSNILRCPDSPRPYLQIAKEYLDREPRTAINWYERASRSYELARERNRLTRLMDIQLASSHFGRGTAYSRLREFENALAEFDLSLKLDPSLVNGYFYRGMVLAQLGRDDDALMSIAKAIDLEPAPEHLFICGEILSKRKQYTAAVADLSKAIQIDASNPYFYQSRGHCLRELGHYQHALSDLSKAIQLQPNFAKALYERGLTFAAIDRHANAIEDFSKAISLSQEFAEVYLHRAKSFIRVGKVAQARGDLNIFETRFGKSAPELREQLDDVPADSATQPPAATPPQ
- a CDS encoding metallophosphoesterase, with product MQRRTFLQTIALSSLPVLAPSISGFARADENEQRFGDLLIRPRATDHFELVFTPSRPRPIRLLQLADTHFHPGDESNRATEKMLQGLVERERPDFIIHTGDFVNNDSGKRVDWTGMDVLNGLKTPWALCFGNHDYPVKNAEGSLPLDSIRQKMERGFQGYIDAPTGRHYCYRYDILDKDNPTPKASLFFFQVGHATGDRRISDPQLAWFRSQIERDAERHVESPITVFVHIPLKEYHELFESGRATGEKAEGVCFDSDTGESFKAFSASHRVVGVFCGHDHVNNYHGDWQGIDLAYGRVSGWGAYGPPNWQRGGRLISLDLQAPKPRPEHTEVF
- a CDS encoding C2 family cysteine protease translates to MRKFKAFVLPAWLVILLYQTVIAQQKTPSRKPSSETLHQFVENHFAHWDRDHNHVLDVTEVDHVIEDHAVHGRQAALIVSLRYHMTAHGHRATLSHKELLKLVEQHDFVNTVEHTVKHLQTIDRQLFLPTDPELATFHQGRLNDCYLLSAIAAQVHRSPQAIREMIHPEVTGGFQVVFGDGQKIHVPSLTDSELLLGAKLDNRHGSWLAVLEKAYGIIRKRDHAKKGDHAAVAAGTIPTETLNFGNSRVIISLLTGHQAESLHLDGKTHAEQVHNLLLEMTKKKRLLCAGKNKEPGPPAIVNNHAYAILGYDAHERHVHVFNPWGNNFTPMGQPGKSQGYATKNGVFTIPLNEFTSLFSSVVYETHQPLKK